The following DNA comes from Caviibacter abscessus.
CCTAAAACTGATGTTATTGAACCTAAAGGTACATCAGAACTTATACTTCCATCTGCTAATATTTCCCCACTGCTTACAAGCAATTTATTTACTGTAATATTCATTACAAGATAAGAAACAGCAGAAGCCATTGCAGCAACTTCTTTATTTTGTCTAGCAAGTCCTATTGCAACTGCTATTGCAAAAAATAAAGGTAGATTTCCAAAGACAACTTCTCCAACACCACTAAATATTTTTAAAAGTATGTTTAGAAATGTTCCATCTGCTAGTATTGTTTCTAAACCTAAACTTTTGATATTTGCTGGATTAGTAAATGAAGCTCCTATCCCTAAAAATATACCTGCAAAAGGTAAAATTGAAATTGGTAAAAAGAATGATTTACTCATTTTTTGAAGTAATTCAAAAATTCTTGACTCTTGTTTTTCCATGAAATTTTTCTCCTTTAAATAGATTGTTATTTTTTTATCTTTCTATCCAAAGTATACCCTGTATATTTCAATTGTCAATATCAGAAGTTACAATTGAAACTTTTTTCATTTCAAATATATCTATTTAACATTTAAACCAGCATCAACAAAAATCCTTTTATATTCAATAAATTTTTCATCATCTTTATGTAATTGTTCAACATCTTCATATTCATAAGGAATATTTAAAAGTTTATATTTATTTTCTCCGAAATTATGATAAGGCAACAATTCTACATTTTTTATTCCTAATTCAACCAATAATTCAGATATCTTTTTAGCATCTTCAATCGTATAATTAAATTTAGGTATAACTGGAATTCTACCTATAACTTCCAACGTTTTAACACTGGTAGCATATTTAATATTACTTTTTATTCTATCAAGAGGAACTCCCAATATTCTTTTACTCTTCTCATTATCCCAATGCTTCACATCGCACAATAAAAGATCAAGTTGTTCAACAAATTTAATAAATTTATTTTCAGGAGCATAACAAGTTGTTTCAGCAGCAGTATGTATACCTTCTTCTTTACATCTTTTAAGTAATTGTGTCGCAATATCTGCCTGTGTCAAAACTTCGCCACCTGAGACAGTTACGCCCCCACCAGATTGTTCGTAAAAAGGCATATCTTTTTTTATTTCAGAAATTATATCCTCAAGATCTTTATCATAACCTTCATATGAAATAGAACCCGTTTTACATCTTTTTTTCAAAAATATAGCTTCTTCTTCCGTTATTTTCTTCAAATTAACATAACGTTGATTATCACCTTTTTTTAACTTTTCTCCATCTTTTGACAACCATAATAGTTCAGTAATACCACAATCTTCACAATAATTACATTTATTATCTTTCCAAACAAGTTGTATCTCTTTTTTTTGCGATTCAGGATTAGAACACCAAGGGCATTTTAAAGGACAACCTTTAAAAAATACAACAGTTCTAATTCCCGGACCATCATGCAAACTAAATTTTTGTAAATTAAATATCCTAGCTTTTTTCAAAACAATCACCCCAGTTTAATATATTATAC
Coding sequences within:
- a CDS encoding glycyl-radical enzyme activating protein codes for the protein MKKARIFNLQKFSLHDGPGIRTVVFFKGCPLKCPWCSNPESQKKEIQLVWKDNKCNYCEDCGITELLWLSKDGEKLKKGDNQRYVNLKKITEEEAIFLKKRCKTGSISYEGYDKDLEDIISEIKKDMPFYEQSGGGVTVSGGEVLTQADIATQLLKRCKEEGIHTAAETTCYAPENKFIKFVEQLDLLLCDVKHWDNEKSKRILGVPLDRIKSNIKYATSVKTLEVIGRIPVIPKFNYTIEDAKKISELLVELGIKNVELLPYHNFGENKYKLLNIPYEYEDVEQLHKDDEKFIEYKRIFVDAGLNVK